From the genome of Thermodesulfovibrionales bacterium:
CTTTGAATTAATCAGGGAGTTAAGAACATGAAGAGCCCCTATCTTGTATGCTATGACATAAGTGATGATAGAAGACTCCAGCGCGTATTCAATTACATGAAGGCAAGGGGCATTCATCTTCAATATTCAGTATTTTACTGTGAACTCACCTGGCAAGACCTCCAGAACCTTAAGAATGACCTCTCAGCACTCATAGACCCTGGTAGAGACGACGTAAGAATCTATCCCCTTCAGAAAGACTCTCTTATAGCAGTACTTGGATGTGGAGACAGGATACCAGAAGGAGTAGAGCTTATTTTGGGTACTTGACTTTTCTGATAAATTATGATGTAATTTATTTAACTTTCTGGCTCTTTGACAACGCCTGGGTCGCAGGGGCATTATTAGATAATCTAAAGTTACAGCTTTAGAAAATTTCGGTTTCACTTTTGCAAATGGAAAAAATGAGAATCAGCTCTCATAACACATTGAAAACAAATAGAAAAAAGGGGTGGGGGCTGTAGGAAAGAAGACC
Proteins encoded in this window:
- the cas2 gene encoding CRISPR-associated endonuclease Cas2, producing the protein MKSPYLVCYDISDDRRLQRVFNYMKARGIHLQYSVFYCELTWQDLQNLKNDLSALIDPGRDDVRIYPLQKDSLIAVLGCGDRIPEGVELILGT